From a single Arachis hypogaea cultivar Tifrunner chromosome 3, arahy.Tifrunner.gnm2.J5K5, whole genome shotgun sequence genomic region:
- the LOC112790606 gene encoding phosphoinositide phosphatase SAC3 isoform X2, translated as MASSENEASYHSTSPASDELRSLPPEHTCIQKFRLYETLSNFYMIGTDKSNTYWRVLKIGRLDPSELNVREDSTTYTESEISDLLRRIHEGNKSTGGLKFVTTCYGIVGFIKFLGPYYMLLITKRRQIGAICGHTVYAVSKSEMIPLRSSSVQSNMTNTKSENRYKKLLSMVDLTKDFYFSYSYHIMRSLQRNLCENETGHVLYETMFVWNEFLTQGIRNSLQNTLWTVALVYGFFKQDTLAISGRQFILTLVARRSRHYAGTRYLRRGVNEKGRVANDVETEQIVFEAVPEGLPVQISSVVQNRGSIPLFWSQETSRLNLKPDIILSKKDENYQATKLHFENLVKRYGNPIIILNLIKSRERKPRESILRSEFANAINFINKDLSEENKLRFLHWDLHRHFQRKSTNVLRLLGKVAAHALSLTGIFHCQATPNFRPEDSVKWLSTDFAYCNVDKGSFQPARHVNVDIEDVLNLERKPGGENNITNGKQSIKLPMFQRGVLRTNCIDCLDRTNVAQYAYGLTALSHQLHVLGVIDDPKIDPDDPLGDGLMGFYEQMGDTLARQYGGSAAHNKIFSERRGQWRAATQSQEFFRTLQRYYSNAYMDAEKQNAINIFLGHFQPQQGRPALWELDSDQHYDVGRHGDDDARSIVKRCFSDGNILRDSSTPISTLDLKHGRLTKLDFLDQSEDGSRGFCDSSPEISTCESDMSFSRYTPPVSRRHLFGEMQRDCCFESDQIFYSEHPESFSSSNFVDLNWLSSINSCEEEHKRSSIPRLSSKSVGNGITGGDATASTSESGYRNKGRKQSGSDASYDDTRC; from the exons ATGGCGTCGTCGGAGAATGAGGCTTCGTATCACTCAACTTCTCCTGCCTCTGACGAACTGCGTTCTCTTCCTCCTGAACATACTTGTATCCAGAAGTTTAGGCTCTATGAGACTCTTTCG AACTTTTACATGATAGGAACGGATAAAAGCAATACTTATTGGAGAGTGCTAAAGATTGGCCGTTTAGATCCTTCTGAGCTAAATGTGCGTGAAGATTCTACCACATATACGGAAAGTGAAATATCTGATCTGCTGAGGCGTATTCATGAGGGGAATAAGTCCACGGGTGGACTGAAATTTGTGACAACTTGTTATGGAATTGTTG GCTTCATAAAATTTTTGGGGCCTTACTACATGCTTCTTATCACAAAAAGAAGGCAAATTGGTGCAATCTGTGGCCATACAGTATATGCTGTTTCGAAGAGTGAGATGATTCCACTGAGAAGTTCTTCAGTTCAGTCTAACATGACTAATACTAAAAGTGAAAACAG ATACAAGAAGCTCCTAAGCATGGTCGACCTTACAAAGGATTTCTATTTCAGCTACTCATACCACATAATGCGCAGTCTTCAAAGGAATTTGTGCGAAAATGAGACAGGCCATGTCCTTTATGAGACAATGTTTGTCTGGAATGAATTTTTGACTCAAGGAATTAGGAATAGCCTTCAGAATACTCTTTGGACAGTTGCGCTTGTGTATGGATTTTTTAAACAG GACACACTTGCAATATCTGGTCGGCAGTTCATACTTACACTAGTTGCAAGGAGGTCTCGTCATTACGCTGGCACTAG GTATCTGAGACGGGGTGTAAATGAGAAGGGCAGAGTAGCTAATGATGTTGAGACAGAACAAATTGTGTTTGAAGCTGTTCCTGAAGGTCTCCCTGTCCAAATAAGCTCCGTTGTCCAGAACAGGGGTTCAATCCCTCTTTTCTGGTCACAGGAGACTTCGCGTCTGAATCTTAAACCAGATATTATAT TGTCAAAGAAGGATGAAAATTACCAAGCAACTAAACTTCACTTTGAGAATCTTGTCAAAAGATATGGGAACCCcataattattttgaatttaataaag TCACGTGAGAGGAAGCCTCGCGAGTCAATACTCCGTTCAGAGTTTGCTAATGCAATTAATTTCATAAACAAAGATTTATCTGAGGAGAACAAGCTTAGGTTCCTTCATTGGGATCTGCACAGACATTTTCAGAG AAAATCTACAAATGTCTTGCGGCTTCTGGGAAAAGTGGCAGCACATGCCTTGTCACTAACAGGAATTTTCCATTGCCAAGCAACCCCTAACTTTAGACCAGAAGACAGTGTGAAATGGCTATCTACTGA TTTTGCATATTGCAATGTTGATAAAGGAAGCTTTCAACCTGCAAGGCATGTGAATGTTGACATTGAGGATGTTCTTAATCTTGAGAGGAAACCTGGTGGTGAGAACAATATTACTAATGGAAAGCAGTCTATCAAGCTTCCCATGTTCCAAAGAGGGGTGCTCAGGACCAATTGCATAGACTGCTTAGATCGCACGAATGTGGCGCAATATGCATATGGGTTAACTGCTCTTAGTCACCAGCTTCATGTTCTGGGAGTTATTGATGACCCAAAAATTGATCCTGATGATCCTCTAGGCGATGGTTTGATGGGATTTTATGAGCAGATGGGTGACACACTTGCACGTCAATATGGTGGTTCTGCTGCACACAACAAG ATATTTTCTGAGAGGAGGGGTCAGTGGAGAGCTGCAACACAGTCACAGGAGTTTTTTAGGACTCTTCAACGGTATTACAGCAATGCCTACATGGATGCTGAGAAACAAAATGCAATTAACAT ATTTCTGGGGCATTTTCAGCCACAACAGGGTAGGCCTGCTTTGTGGGAGTTGGATTCAGATCAACATTATGATGTAGGGAGACATGGAGATGATGATGCAAg GTCAATTGTCAAACGATGTTTCTCAGATGGAAACATTCTTCGTGATAGTTCTACACCTATATCGACCCTGGATCTCAAGCATGGAAGGTTAACTAAGCTAGATTTTCTAGACCAATCAGAAGATGGAAGCAGGGGTTTTTGTGATTCATCACCTGAAATATCAACTTGTGAGAGTGACATGTCTTTTTCAAG GTACACTCCTCCAGTGTCTCGGAGACACCTTTTTGGAGAGATGCAAAGAGACTGTTGCTTTGAAAGTGATCAAATTTTCTATTCTGAGCATCCAGAATCATTCAGCAGCTCCAACTTTGTTGACTTGAATTGGCTATCTTCAATAAATTCATGTGAAGAGGAGCATAAGAG GTCGTCAATTCCCAGGCTGTCTTCAAAAAGTGTTGGTAATGGAATTACTGGTGGAGATGCAACTGCTTCCACTAGTGAGTCAGGCTACAGGAACAAG GGTAGGAAGCAAAGTGGATCTGATGCATCCTACGACGATACCAG ATGTTGA
- the LOC112790606 gene encoding phosphoinositide phosphatase SAC3 isoform X1 yields MASSENEASYHSTSPASDELRSLPPEHTCIQKFRLYETLSNFYMIGTDKSNTYWRVLKIGRLDPSELNVREDSTTYTESEISDLLRRIHEGNKSTGGLKFVTTCYGIVGFIKFLGPYYMLLITKRRQIGAICGHTVYAVSKSEMIPLRSSSVQSNMTNTKSENRYKKLLSMVDLTKDFYFSYSYHIMRSLQRNLCENETGHVLYETMFVWNEFLTQGIRNSLQNTLWTVALVYGFFKQDTLAISGRQFILTLVARRSRHYAGTRYLRRGVNEKGRVANDVETEQIVFEAVPEGLPVQISSVVQNRGSIPLFWSQETSRLNLKPDIILSKKDENYQATKLHFENLVKRYGNPIIILNLIKSRERKPRESILRSEFANAINFINKDLSEENKLRFLHWDLHRHFQRKSTNVLRLLGKVAAHALSLTGIFHCQATPNFRPEDSVKWLSTDFAYCNVDKGSFQPARHVNVDIEDVLNLERKPGGENNITNGKQSIKLPMFQRGVLRTNCIDCLDRTNVAQYAYGLTALSHQLHVLGVIDDPKIDPDDPLGDGLMGFYEQMGDTLARQYGGSAAHNKIFSERRGQWRAATQSQEFFRTLQRYYSNAYMDAEKQNAINIFLGHFQPQQGRPALWELDSDQHYDVGRHGDDDARSIVKRCFSDGNILRDSSTPISTLDLKHGRLTKLDFLDQSEDGSRGFCDSSPEISTCESDMSFSRYTPPVSRRHLFGEMQRDCCFESDQIFYSEHPESFSSSNFVDLNWLSSINSCEEEHKRSSIPRLSSKSVGNGITGGDATASTSESGYRNKGRKQSGSDASYDDTRSKILEEFPNTFVQWVTHGQTLSH; encoded by the exons ATGGCGTCGTCGGAGAATGAGGCTTCGTATCACTCAACTTCTCCTGCCTCTGACGAACTGCGTTCTCTTCCTCCTGAACATACTTGTATCCAGAAGTTTAGGCTCTATGAGACTCTTTCG AACTTTTACATGATAGGAACGGATAAAAGCAATACTTATTGGAGAGTGCTAAAGATTGGCCGTTTAGATCCTTCTGAGCTAAATGTGCGTGAAGATTCTACCACATATACGGAAAGTGAAATATCTGATCTGCTGAGGCGTATTCATGAGGGGAATAAGTCCACGGGTGGACTGAAATTTGTGACAACTTGTTATGGAATTGTTG GCTTCATAAAATTTTTGGGGCCTTACTACATGCTTCTTATCACAAAAAGAAGGCAAATTGGTGCAATCTGTGGCCATACAGTATATGCTGTTTCGAAGAGTGAGATGATTCCACTGAGAAGTTCTTCAGTTCAGTCTAACATGACTAATACTAAAAGTGAAAACAG ATACAAGAAGCTCCTAAGCATGGTCGACCTTACAAAGGATTTCTATTTCAGCTACTCATACCACATAATGCGCAGTCTTCAAAGGAATTTGTGCGAAAATGAGACAGGCCATGTCCTTTATGAGACAATGTTTGTCTGGAATGAATTTTTGACTCAAGGAATTAGGAATAGCCTTCAGAATACTCTTTGGACAGTTGCGCTTGTGTATGGATTTTTTAAACAG GACACACTTGCAATATCTGGTCGGCAGTTCATACTTACACTAGTTGCAAGGAGGTCTCGTCATTACGCTGGCACTAG GTATCTGAGACGGGGTGTAAATGAGAAGGGCAGAGTAGCTAATGATGTTGAGACAGAACAAATTGTGTTTGAAGCTGTTCCTGAAGGTCTCCCTGTCCAAATAAGCTCCGTTGTCCAGAACAGGGGTTCAATCCCTCTTTTCTGGTCACAGGAGACTTCGCGTCTGAATCTTAAACCAGATATTATAT TGTCAAAGAAGGATGAAAATTACCAAGCAACTAAACTTCACTTTGAGAATCTTGTCAAAAGATATGGGAACCCcataattattttgaatttaataaag TCACGTGAGAGGAAGCCTCGCGAGTCAATACTCCGTTCAGAGTTTGCTAATGCAATTAATTTCATAAACAAAGATTTATCTGAGGAGAACAAGCTTAGGTTCCTTCATTGGGATCTGCACAGACATTTTCAGAG AAAATCTACAAATGTCTTGCGGCTTCTGGGAAAAGTGGCAGCACATGCCTTGTCACTAACAGGAATTTTCCATTGCCAAGCAACCCCTAACTTTAGACCAGAAGACAGTGTGAAATGGCTATCTACTGA TTTTGCATATTGCAATGTTGATAAAGGAAGCTTTCAACCTGCAAGGCATGTGAATGTTGACATTGAGGATGTTCTTAATCTTGAGAGGAAACCTGGTGGTGAGAACAATATTACTAATGGAAAGCAGTCTATCAAGCTTCCCATGTTCCAAAGAGGGGTGCTCAGGACCAATTGCATAGACTGCTTAGATCGCACGAATGTGGCGCAATATGCATATGGGTTAACTGCTCTTAGTCACCAGCTTCATGTTCTGGGAGTTATTGATGACCCAAAAATTGATCCTGATGATCCTCTAGGCGATGGTTTGATGGGATTTTATGAGCAGATGGGTGACACACTTGCACGTCAATATGGTGGTTCTGCTGCACACAACAAG ATATTTTCTGAGAGGAGGGGTCAGTGGAGAGCTGCAACACAGTCACAGGAGTTTTTTAGGACTCTTCAACGGTATTACAGCAATGCCTACATGGATGCTGAGAAACAAAATGCAATTAACAT ATTTCTGGGGCATTTTCAGCCACAACAGGGTAGGCCTGCTTTGTGGGAGTTGGATTCAGATCAACATTATGATGTAGGGAGACATGGAGATGATGATGCAAg GTCAATTGTCAAACGATGTTTCTCAGATGGAAACATTCTTCGTGATAGTTCTACACCTATATCGACCCTGGATCTCAAGCATGGAAGGTTAACTAAGCTAGATTTTCTAGACCAATCAGAAGATGGAAGCAGGGGTTTTTGTGATTCATCACCTGAAATATCAACTTGTGAGAGTGACATGTCTTTTTCAAG GTACACTCCTCCAGTGTCTCGGAGACACCTTTTTGGAGAGATGCAAAGAGACTGTTGCTTTGAAAGTGATCAAATTTTCTATTCTGAGCATCCAGAATCATTCAGCAGCTCCAACTTTGTTGACTTGAATTGGCTATCTTCAATAAATTCATGTGAAGAGGAGCATAAGAG GTCGTCAATTCCCAGGCTGTCTTCAAAAAGTGTTGGTAATGGAATTACTGGTGGAGATGCAACTGCTTCCACTAGTGAGTCAGGCTACAGGAACAAG GGTAGGAAGCAAAGTGGATCTGATGCATCCTACGACGATACCAGGTCCAAAATTCTAGAGGAATTTCCCAATACTTTTGTACAATGGGTGACTCATGGACAGACACTTTCTCATTGA